From Xiphophorus couchianus chromosome 23, X_couchianus-1.0, whole genome shotgun sequence, one genomic window encodes:
- the LOC114139202 gene encoding plastin-2-like isoform X2: MKDDKLAQGFRKALSKKEGVVAIKGTSELSSEGTTHSISEQERFAFANYINSSLEKDPDCKHVLPIDPNTGHLFKAVADGVLLCKLINLSVPDTIDERTINKKKLTAFTTQENLNLALNSASAIGCQVVNIGAQDLKEGKPHLVLGLLWQIIKIGLFADIKLSRNEALAALLQDGESLEELMKLSPEELLLRWANFHLKNSGMTISNFSGDIKDSRAYFHLLQQIAPDGSKEDVPRIEIDMTGLYEQDLKKRAECLLKQAERLGCRQFVTATDIVTGNAKLNLAFMATLFNKHPALTKPENQEWNLESETREERTFRNWMNSLGVSPHVHYIYGDLQDAVVILQLYEKIKVKVDWDHRVNLPPFKGVGGGHLKKIENCNYAVELGKNKAGFSLVGIGGQDLNEGNETLTLALVWQLMRRYTLNVLEDLGHGEVAGDDLIIAWVNKALKEAGKSSSIKSFKDKAISTSLPVLDLIDAIQPKSVNFDLVKRDNLSDEDKLDNAKYAISMARKIGAKVYALPEDLVEVNPKMVMTIFACLMGRGMKKA; the protein is encoded by the exons ATGAAGGACGACAAACTGGCTCAGGGTTTCAGGAAGGCTCTCAGCAAGAAAGAGGGTGTCGTAGCCATCAAAGGCACCAGTGAGCTCTCCAGTGAGGGAACTACGCACTCCATCTCTG AGCAGGAGCGCTTCGCCTTCGCCAACTACATCAACTCATCTTTGGAGAAGGACCCGGACTGTAAGCATGTCCTGCCCATTGACCCTAACACTGGACATCTGTTTAAAGCTGTGGCAGACGGCGTTTTGCTTTG TAAACTCATCAACTTGTCTGTTCCTGACACCATCGATGAGAGGACtatcaacaaaaagaaactcaCAGCCTTCACCACACAG GAGAACCTGAACTTGGCTCTGAACTCAGCTTCAGCCATCGGCTGCCAAGTGGTCAACATCGGCGCTCAGGACCTAAAGGAGGGCAAGCCTCACCTGGTGCTCGGCCTCCTCTGGCAGATCATCAAGATAGGACTGTTTGCCGATATAAAACTGAGCCGCAACGAAG CCCTGGCAGCGCTGCTGCAGGATGGGGaaagtctggaggagctgatgaAGCTCAGTCCTGAAGAACTGCTGCTGCGGTGGGCCAATTTCCACTTAAAGAATTCGGGCATGACCATATCGAACTTTTCTGGAGACATTAAG gaCTCCAGGGCGTATTTCCACCTGCTGCAGCAGATCGCTCCAGATGGCAGCAAAGAGGACGTTCCTCGGATTGAGATCGACATGACTGGTCTCTAC GAGCAAGACCTAAAAAAGAGAGCCGAGTGTCTGCTGAAGCAGGCCGAGCGGCTGGGCTGCCGTCAGTTTGTGACTGCCACCGACATCGTGACAGGAAACGCCAAACTCAATCTGGCCTTCATGGCCACGCTCTTCAACAAGCACCCGGCGCTCACCAAACCCGAAAACCAGGAGTGGAATCTTGAGA GTGAGACGAGAGAGGAGAGAACCTTCAGGAACTGGATGAACTCGCTGGGAGTCAGTCCACACGTTCACTACATCTATGG AGACCTGCAGGACGCCGTGGTGATTCTGCAGCTGTATGAAAAGATTAAAGTGAAGGTGGACTGGGACCACAGAGTCAACCTTCCTCCCTTCAAGGGAGTAGGAGGAGGTCACTTAAAGAAG ATTGAAAACTGCAACTACGCTGTGGAGCTGGGGAAGAACAAAGCCGGCTTTTCCCTGGTGGGAATCGGAGGTCAGGACCTGAACGAGGGGAACGAGACTCTCACCCTGGCCTTGGTGTGGCAGCTGATGAGGAG GTACACTTTAAACGTGCTGGAGGACCTCGGACATGGAGAAGTTGCTGGAGACGATTTGATCATCGCGTGGGTCAATAAGGCTCTGAAGGAAGCCGGCAAGAGTTCCTCCATCAAAAGCTTTAAG GACAAAGCCATTAGCACCAGCCTTCCAGTGCTGGACCTGATTGATGCCATTCAGCCGAAGAGCGTGAACTTTGACCTGGTGAAAAGAGACAATCTCTCAGATGAAGATAAACTGGACAATGCCAA GTACGCCATCTCCATGGCGAGGAAGATCGGCGCTAAAGTCTACGCCCTGCCTGAGGACTTGGTAGAAGTCAACCCTAAAATGGTGATGACCATCTTTGCCTGCCTGATGGGGCGGGGCATGAAGAAGGCTTAA
- the LOC114139093 gene encoding cyclic nucleotide-gated cation channel-like — translation MTGPLHDSHRLSVKTWTEEDSDRAESTLSRGQSICDDTSSELQRMAAIERNSQSSFRGRGALSRIVSMVMTLREWAQKSLAEGTERPDSFLERFRGPANTDLQAPPSRFSHTHTGSETENEVRRSRRTRRRKWKVVVLSPSDDAYYNWLIVIGAAVFYNFTLLVVRACFDELQMKNVQVWLVLDYICDGVYILDIAVRLHTGFLDQGLLVKDVRRLRETYIRTLQCTLDICSILPTDLLYLIAGMSYTPLLRFNRLLRMSRLFEFFERTETRTSYPNAFRICKLVLYILVIIHWNACVYYSFSKVLGLGSDSWVYPNASDPEFGSLARSYIYCLYWSTLTLTTIGETPPPVRDEEYLFLIFDFLVGVLIFASIVGNVGSMISNMNATRAGFQTRVDALKHYMHFRHVSKVLEQRVIRWFDYLWTNQKTVDEQEVLRSLPNKLRAEIAINVHLDTLKKVRIFQDCEAGLLVELVLKLRPQVFSPGDYICRKGDVGKEMYIIKEGHLAVVGDDGVTQFAVLTAGSCFGEISILNISGSKMGNRRTANIRSLGYSDLFCLSKQELMEALQEFPHARAQLEQRGRDILQKEGLLEEVNVLAGEELEEKMERLETSLDRLQTCLARLQSEFNSSQLRLKKRLTALEHSITTATTGSGFLSDADGSESVSGCDFVRSEINIRL, via the exons ATGACGGGTCCACTGCACGATTCCCACAGGTTGTCTGTGAAAACATGGACGGAGGAGGATAGTGATCGTGCTGAGAGCACACTTAGCAG GGGACAGTCGATATGTGATGACACTTCTTCAGAGCTGCAGCGAATGGCCGCCATCGAAAGGAATTCCCAGAGTTCCTTTCGAGGCCGGGGGGCGCTGTCCAG AATAGTGAGTATGGTGATGACTCTGAGGGAATGGGCTCAGAAGAGTCTGGCCGAGGGGACGGAGCGGCCCGACTCCTTTTTGGAGCGCTTCAGGGGCCCGGCCAACACGGACCTACAGGCCCCGCCCAGCAGGTTTAGCCACACCCACACTGGTTCCGAGACAGAGAATGAAGTCCGACGCTCCCGACGCAC gaggaggaggaagtggaaGGTTGTGGTTTTATCCCCGTCTGATGATGCCTACTACAACTGGCTGATAGTGATTGGAGCAGCGGTTTTTTATAACTTCACCCTATTAGTTGTGAG GGCCTGTTTTGATGAGCTTCAGATGAAAAATGTACAGGTGTGGTTAGTCCTGGACTACATCTGTGATGGAGTCTACATCCTGGATATTGCTGTCCGTCTCCACACAG GTTTTCTAGATCAAGGCTTGTTGGTGAAGGACGTGCGTCGTCTGAGAGAAACCTACATCCGAACGCTACAGTGCACCCTGGACATCTGCTCCATCCTCCCCACGGACCTCCTGTACCTCATAGCCGGGATGAGTTACACGCCTCTTCTCCGGTTCAACCGTCTGCTGCGGATGTCGCGCCTCTTCGAGTTCTTTGAACGAACAGAAACACGCACGAGTTATCCCAACGCGTTCCGCATCTGCAAGCTAGTCCTGTATATCCTGGTCATCATCCACTGGAACGCCTGTGTGTACTACAGTTTCTCCAAAGTCCTGGGTCTGGGTTCCGACTCGTGGGTGTATCCCAATGCTTCCGACCCCGAGTTTGGCTCGCTGGCCAGAAGCTACATATACTGTCTGTACTGGTCCACTCTGACACTCACCACCATTGGCGAGACCCCTCCGCCTGTCAGAGATGAGGAGTACCTGTTCTTGATATTTGACTTTCTG GTTGGCGTTCTGATTTTTGCCTCCATTGTTGGCAACGTTGGATCCATGATCTCCAACATGAATGCAACGCGAGCGGGCTTTCAAACCCGTGTGGACGCCCTCAAACATTACATGCACTTTAGGCATGTGAGCAAGGTCCTGGAGCAACGTGTCATTCGCTGGTTTGACTACCTCTGGACCAATCAGAAGACAGTTGATGAGCAAGAAGTGCTGAGGAGTTTGCCGAACAAACTGCGAGCAGAGATCGCCATTAATGTCCACCTGGACACACTGAAGAAG GTGCGTATTTTCCAGGATTGCGAGGCCGGTCTCCTCGTAGAGTTGGTGTTAAAACTTCGGCCCCAGGTGTTCAGTCCTGGTGACTACATCTGCAGAAAG GGCGATGTGGGCAAGGAGATGTACATCATCAAAGAGGGCCACCTGGCGGTGGTGGGGGACGACGGAGTCACCCAGTTCGCTGTGCTGACCGCAGGGAGCTGCTTCGGAGAAATCAGCATCCTGAACATCAGCGGCAGCAAGATGGGGAACAGGCGCACCGCTAACATAAGGAGCCTGGGCTACTCTGACCTCTTCTGCCTCTCCAAACAAGAGCTGATGGAGGCTCTGCAGGAGTTCCCCCACGCCAGGGCGCAGCTGGAGCAGAGGGGGCGGGACATCCTGCAGAAGGAGGGGCTTCTGGAGGAAGTAAACGTGTTGGCCGGAgaagagctggaggagaagatggagagGCTGGAAACCAGTCTGGACCGTCTGCAG ACGTGTTTGGCGCGCCTGCAGAGTGAGTTCAACTCCTCCCAGCTCCGGCTGAAAAAGAGACTCACGGCCCTTGAGCACAGCATCACCACGGCAACCACCGGCAGCGGCTTCCTGTCGGACGCCGACGGCAGCGAGAGCGTCTCCGGCTGCGACTTCGTACGAAGCGAAATCAACATCCGGCTCTGA
- the ptcd3 gene encoding small ribosomal subunit protein mS39: MAAPCRHVGHHIQKNGRFLRINIDQLFASRSFGRTSALQQQATDLHKESKEAIVIPRKKSWNKEAVLEALASTVQRDPTAYPYQFQDDSYLSPRTSTEFKLFSLSQESGRAAAKYFVNSNPKLFTKDFAEPHIPCLMPESVALRLEEVSQEALEERISLRKVSAAVEMYDQLLQSGTAVSMETTHKLLDLICLYCDRDPVQEGAPQTEDREEAREEEGGRRKPMGRRAMDLPKFTWKENNNAERIFNLLPERDARCYSALIRGMVKHRAYAKAFNLYTDLLNNRLSADVHVFNALITAVPDVREKFNERWDLIAELLNQMNEQKVRPNLLTFNSVLKALRRCGFLAKTFSPQTLNEMKALGITPSLATYEHILAVFYKSASSGPSNTEVLQDVLTELEGTSFTCQDPNDVLFFTTAMKMCLDGKDLELGYKVHSLVEVGENWRLLGDSYQQGLYYGRFFNLLCMMEHIDVVLKWYSRIVPSLHYLNPQGMKNLLQALDTDSRLDLLPTIWKDIKALGHDNKVDLVEELLSLMAREEHSVEVQESFAACALDIKSVFDGRPSMEWSTSSLSHISTLLLRANKLQKAWDMLQLFKDKNRVPSGALLSSFLTACRCSASPQRAVELVQLSAAFGLPTTPELAKRTQAEFELNGKQRSIVSEFEAAPEKED; this comes from the exons ATGGCGGCTCCCTGTAGGCACGTAGGACATCATATTCAGAAAAATGGAAGATTTCTGCGGATTAACATCGACCAGCTGTTTGCTAGCAG GAGTTTCGGGCGGACTTCAGCTCTGCAACAACAAGCTACCGACCTTCATAAAG AATCAAAAGAAGCGATAGTCATCCCCAGAAAGAAATCATG GAACAAGGAGGCAGTGCTGGAGGCCCTGGCTTCTACTGTCCAACGA GACCCAACAGCGTATCCCTACCAGTTCCAGGACGACTCGTACCTCTCACCCAGGACGTCCACTGAGTTT AAGCTGTTCTCCCTCTCTCAGGAGTCCGGCAGAGCTGCAGCCAAGTACTTTGTCAACAGCAACCCCAAGTTATTCACCAAAGACTTCGCAGAACCGCATATACCA TGTTTGATGCCAGAGAGCGTGGCGCTGCGTCTGGAGGAGGTGAGCCAGGAGGCGCTGGAGGAACGGATTAGCCTGAGGAAGGTCTCGGCTGCAGTGGAGATGTACGATCAGCTGCTGCAGTCCG GCACAGCAGTCTCCATGGAGACAACCCACAAGTTGTTGGACCTCATCTGTCTGTACTGTGACAGGGACCCAGTACAGGAGGGGGCGCCGCAGACTGAGGACAGA GAGGAGGCAAGAGAGGAGGAGGGCGGGAGGCGGAAACCCATGGGGCGCCGAGCGATGGACTTACCGAAGTTCACCTGGAAGGAGAACAACAACGCGGAGAGGATCTTCAACCTGCTGCCGGAGAGAGACGCGCGGTGTTACTCCGCTCTGATCAGAGGCATGGTGAAA CATAGAGCCTACGCAAAGGCTTTCAACCTGTACACAGACCTGCTCAACAACAGACTGTCAG CTGACGTCCACGTCTTCAACGCGCTGATCACAGCCGTTCCTGATGTCAGAGAGAAGTTCAATGAGAGATGGGACCTTATCGCT gAGTTGCTGAACCAGATGAATGAACAGAAAGTTCGTCCCAACCTGCTCACCTTCAACAGTGTTCTCAAAGCTCTGAGGCGATGCGGCTTCCTGGCTAAAACCTTCTCGCCCCAGACCCTGAACGAGATGAAAGCCCTGGGAATCA CTCCAAGCTTGGCCACCTACGAACACATCCTGGCAGTCTTCTACAAGTCAG CCTCCTCCGGGCCCAGCAACACGGAGGTCTTACAGGATGTGTTGACAGAGCTGGAGGGAACCAGCTTTACCTGCCAGGACCCTAATGACG tTTTGTTCTTCACCACTGCAATGAAAATG TGTTTGGACGGTAAAGATCTGGAGCTGGGTTACAAAGTTCACAGTCTGGTGGAAGTTGGAGAGAACTGGAGGCTGCTGGGAGATTCTTATCAACAGGGTCTCTATTA CGGTCGCTTCTTCAACCTGCTGTGCATGATGGAGCACATCGACGTGGTGCTGAAGTGGTACAGCCGGATCGTCCCCTCG TTGCACTACCTCAACCCTCAGGGAATGAAGAACCTGCTGCAGGCTCTGGACACGGACAGCCGCCTGGACCTGCTGCCCACCATATGGAAAG ACATTAAGGCTTTGGGTCATGATAACAAGGTGGATCtggtggaggagctgctgagtCTCATGGCCAGAGAGGAGCACAGTGTGGAG GTCCAGGAGTCTTTTGCTGCGTGTGCTCTGGATATTAAAAGCGTGTTTGACGGGAGGCCCAGCATGGAGTGGAGCACCTCGTCGCTGTCGCACATCTCCACCCTGCTGCTGCGAGCCAACAAGCTCCAAAAGGCCTG GGACATGCTGCAGCtcttcaaagacaaaaacagagttCCTTC TGGGGCGCTGTTGAGCAGCTTCCTGACCGCATGTCGATGCAGCGCATCCCCTCAGAGAGCCGTGGAGCTGGTCCAGCTGTCTGCCGCTTTCGGTCTCCCAACAACCCCGGAGCTAGCGAAGAGGACACAGGCTGAGTTTGAGCTGAACGGCAAGCAAAG ATCCATTGTGTCTGAATTCGAAGCTGCACCAGAGAAAGaagactaa
- the LOC114139202 gene encoding plastin-3-like isoform X1 — MSGKVSAEQLEEIRQCFQKVDADHSGYICASELGDLFREVGCPLPGYQIRELLQKLDRDKDSRINFEEFTAIFLEMKDDKLAQGFRKALSKKEGVVAIKGTSELSSEGTTHSISEQERFAFANYINSSLEKDPDCKHVLPIDPNTGHLFKAVADGVLLCKLINLSVPDTIDERTINKKKLTAFTTQENLNLALNSASAIGCQVVNIGAQDLKEGKPHLVLGLLWQIIKIGLFADIKLSRNEALAALLQDGESLEELMKLSPEELLLRWANFHLKNSGMTISNFSGDIKDSRAYFHLLQQIAPDGSKEDVPRIEIDMTGLYEQDLKKRAECLLKQAERLGCRQFVTATDIVTGNAKLNLAFMATLFNKHPALTKPENQEWNLESETREERTFRNWMNSLGVSPHVHYIYGDLQDAVVILQLYEKIKVKVDWDHRVNLPPFKGVGGGHLKKIENCNYAVELGKNKAGFSLVGIGGQDLNEGNETLTLALVWQLMRRYTLNVLEDLGHGEVAGDDLIIAWVNKALKEAGKSSSIKSFKDKAISTSLPVLDLIDAIQPKSVNFDLVKRDNLSDEDKLDNAKYAISMARKIGAKVYALPEDLVEVNPKMVMTIFACLMGRGMKKA, encoded by the exons ATGTCTGGGAAGGTGAGCGCcgagcagctggaggagatcAGGCAGTGCTTCCAGAAAGTCG ATGCGGACCACAGCGGCTACATCTGTGCCTCAGAACTGGGCGACCTGTTCCGGGAGGTGGGCTGTCCGTTGCCTGGATACCAGATCCgggagctgctgcagaaactggACCGGGACAAAGACAGCCGCATCAACTTTGAGGAGTTCACGGCT ATCTTCCTGGAGATGAAGGACGACAAACTGGCTCAGGGTTTCAGGAAGGCTCTCAGCAAGAAAGAGGGTGTCGTAGCCATCAAAGGCACCAGTGAGCTCTCCAGTGAGGGAACTACGCACTCCATCTCTG AGCAGGAGCGCTTCGCCTTCGCCAACTACATCAACTCATCTTTGGAGAAGGACCCGGACTGTAAGCATGTCCTGCCCATTGACCCTAACACTGGACATCTGTTTAAAGCTGTGGCAGACGGCGTTTTGCTTTG TAAACTCATCAACTTGTCTGTTCCTGACACCATCGATGAGAGGACtatcaacaaaaagaaactcaCAGCCTTCACCACACAG GAGAACCTGAACTTGGCTCTGAACTCAGCTTCAGCCATCGGCTGCCAAGTGGTCAACATCGGCGCTCAGGACCTAAAGGAGGGCAAGCCTCACCTGGTGCTCGGCCTCCTCTGGCAGATCATCAAGATAGGACTGTTTGCCGATATAAAACTGAGCCGCAACGAAG CCCTGGCAGCGCTGCTGCAGGATGGGGaaagtctggaggagctgatgaAGCTCAGTCCTGAAGAACTGCTGCTGCGGTGGGCCAATTTCCACTTAAAGAATTCGGGCATGACCATATCGAACTTTTCTGGAGACATTAAG gaCTCCAGGGCGTATTTCCACCTGCTGCAGCAGATCGCTCCAGATGGCAGCAAAGAGGACGTTCCTCGGATTGAGATCGACATGACTGGTCTCTAC GAGCAAGACCTAAAAAAGAGAGCCGAGTGTCTGCTGAAGCAGGCCGAGCGGCTGGGCTGCCGTCAGTTTGTGACTGCCACCGACATCGTGACAGGAAACGCCAAACTCAATCTGGCCTTCATGGCCACGCTCTTCAACAAGCACCCGGCGCTCACCAAACCCGAAAACCAGGAGTGGAATCTTGAGA GTGAGACGAGAGAGGAGAGAACCTTCAGGAACTGGATGAACTCGCTGGGAGTCAGTCCACACGTTCACTACATCTATGG AGACCTGCAGGACGCCGTGGTGATTCTGCAGCTGTATGAAAAGATTAAAGTGAAGGTGGACTGGGACCACAGAGTCAACCTTCCTCCCTTCAAGGGAGTAGGAGGAGGTCACTTAAAGAAG ATTGAAAACTGCAACTACGCTGTGGAGCTGGGGAAGAACAAAGCCGGCTTTTCCCTGGTGGGAATCGGAGGTCAGGACCTGAACGAGGGGAACGAGACTCTCACCCTGGCCTTGGTGTGGCAGCTGATGAGGAG GTACACTTTAAACGTGCTGGAGGACCTCGGACATGGAGAAGTTGCTGGAGACGATTTGATCATCGCGTGGGTCAATAAGGCTCTGAAGGAAGCCGGCAAGAGTTCCTCCATCAAAAGCTTTAAG GACAAAGCCATTAGCACCAGCCTTCCAGTGCTGGACCTGATTGATGCCATTCAGCCGAAGAGCGTGAACTTTGACCTGGTGAAAAGAGACAATCTCTCAGATGAAGATAAACTGGACAATGCCAA GTACGCCATCTCCATGGCGAGGAAGATCGGCGCTAAAGTCTACGCCCTGCCTGAGGACTTGGTAGAAGTCAACCCTAAAATGGTGATGACCATCTTTGCCTGCCTGATGGGGCGGGGCATGAAGAAGGCTTAA